A stretch of the Xylocopa sonorina isolate GNS202 chromosome 12, iyXylSono1_principal, whole genome shotgun sequence genome encodes the following:
- the Abcd gene encoding ATP binding cassette subfamily D, whose translation MSSVFSKLINKTSTKYGINQNLLTQGVFGVATTLYLLKVSYPLVLYCISQYQKKKKQWKVVPVANGYKKDVIDVKKDKQDRKPAKIGKLKVGLDKEFFKRLISLLKIMIPGWRSREVGLLTCTTLALLARTFLSVYVATLEGQIVERIVLKDVHGFTMMIMRWFGIAFPATFVNSAIRYLEGQLAISFRGRLVEHAYKMYLSQQTYYRVSALDSRLGCAEQRLTDDLSELANSMAHLYSSLTKPLLDCCLVGIALFSFSSKMGSRRLYGPMLAFIVLASTAQILRIASPKFGQLVAEEASRLGRLREAHSRISAHAEEIAFYGGHATEHKYLTTAYKSLVSHLKRVLALKFWYVMLEQFLMKYVWSGTGLFVIAMPLLYNTVTSRIEDNRDDEVSERTRYLTTSKNLLISGADAVERLMLSYKELVALAGYTARVNEMLDIFKDAALCKYKRNIVNSLSKEPNDTNNYALKDIIEMKDGAPVIKGIVSESTDGKISLIDVPIVTPNCEIIVPRITIHIKPGDHTIITGPNGCGKSSLFRIISGLWPVYGGTLIRPAESYSAKRKRPALFYIPQRPYMTISCLRDQIMYPSESQIEDCSDEELWKLLDEVDLRSIVERESEGLDTFGDWDATLSGGEKQRLAMTRLFYHAPQYALLDECTSAINLDAEGAIYEAAKRRGITLLTITHRVASLTKYHKLLLRFDGEGGWTFGPLDAENATTNLTNQAEEQTEQVKGGHYQMLQELHDMQAEETKIGTS comes from the exons ATGTCGTCGGTGTTCTCGAAACTAATCAACAAGACGTCCACCAAATACGGTATCAACCAGAATCTGTTGACCCAGGGTGTGTTCGGCGTCGCTACCACGCTCTACCTCCTAAAGGTCAGCTACCCGTTGGTGTTGTACTGTATAAGTCAATACCAGAAGAAAAAGAAGCAGTGGAAGGTTGTCCCAGTGGCGAACGGGTACAAGAAAGATGTTATTGACGTTAAGAAAGATAAGCAGGACAGGAAGCCCGCCAAGATTGGCAAGCTCAAAGTGGGCCTCGACAAAGAGTTCTTTAAACGCCTGATCTCGCTGCTGAAGATAATGATCCCCGGATGGAGATCACGGGAAGTCGGTTTGTTGACCTGCACGACTTTGGCGCTTCTGGCAAGGACATTCTTATCGGTTTATGTGGCTACCTTGGAGGGTCAAATTGTGGAGAGGATCGTGTTGAAGGATGTTCACGGGTTCACGATGATGATCATGAGATGGTTCGGAATTGCATTCCCCGCGACTTTTGTCAACTCTGCTATCCGATACTTGGAGGGACAACTGGCTATTAGCTTTAG AGGACGTTTGGTGGAGCACGCTTACAAGATGTATCTGAGTCAACAAACCTACTATAGAGTGTCCGCATTGGACAGCAGACTTGGATGTGCCGAACAAAGACTGACAGATGACCTGTCTGAACTGGCCAATTCTATGGCGCATTTGTATTCAAGTTTAACCAAACCATTGTTAGATTGTTGTCTAGTGGGAATTGCACTTTTCTCATTCTCCTCGAAAATGGGATCGAGAAGGCTATATG GACCGATGCTGGCGTTTATTGTACTTGCTTCGACGGCTCAGATTCTACGAATAGCTTCCCCTAAATTTGGCCAATTAGTAGCTGAGGAGGCATCAAGACTTGGAAGATTACGAGAGGCTCATTCCCGCATCAGTGCCCATGCAGAAGAGATTGCATTCTACGGTGGTCATGCCACAGAGCATAAATATTTGACCACCGCTTACAAATCTCTTGTTTCACACTTAAAGAGAGTGTTGGCTTTAAAATTCTGGTATGTCATGCTAGAACAATTTCTTATGAAATACGTGTGGTCTGGCACTGGTCTTTTTGTTATCGCCATGCCTCTTCTTTATAATACAGTTACATCAAGAATTGAAGATAACAGGGATG ATGAAGTGAGCGAAAGAACTAGATACTTGACAACTTCTAAGAATTTGTTGATCTCCGGTGCAGATGCTGTTGAAAGACTTATGCTGTCATACAAA GAATTGGTAGCGTTAGCTGGTTACACGGCACGAGTCAACGAGATGTTAGATATATTCAAAGACGCGGCGTTATGTAAATATAAAAGGAATATCGTTAATAGCTTATCGAAAGAACCAAACGATACGAATAACTATGCTTTAAAAGATATCATTGAAATGAAGGATGGCGCACCCGTGATAAAAG GAATCGTGAGTGAAAGTACAGATGGCAAAATAAGTTTAATCGACGTACCAATTGTTACGCCAAACTGTGAAATTATTGTACCTAGGATAACTATTCAT ATAAAACCAGGTGATCATACGATAATTACTGGCCCCAATGGCTGTGGGAAAAGTTCTCTGTTCCGCATAATCTCCGGTTTATGGCCAGTATACGGAGGCACCTTAATAAGACCAGCAGAAAGTTACTCCGCTAAACGGAAAAGACCCGCCTTGTTCTATATCCCCCAAAGACCTTACATGACCATCAGCTGTTTGCGTGACCAAATCATGTACCCTTCTGAATCGCAAATAGAAGACTGCTCCGACGAGGAACTCTGGAAACTGTTGGACGAGGTCGATTTACGAAGTATAGTGGAAAGAGAGTCAGAGGGCCTCGACACTTTCGGTGATTGGGACGCGACGTTGTCCGGTGGCGAAAAACAAAGACTCGCGATGACGCGTTTGTTTTATCACGCGCCCCAGTACGCGTTGCTGGACGAGTGCACCAGCGCGATCAACCTCGACGCCGAAGGTGCGATCTACGAGGCTGCCAAGAGGAGAGGCATCACCCTGTTGACCATCACGCATCGCGTGGCTTCCCTCACCAAGTATCACAAATTGCTGTTACGCTTCGACGGTGAAGGCGGCTGGACTTTTGGACCGTTGGACGCGGAAAATGCAACAACGAATCTAACGAACCAGGCGGAGGAACAAACCGAGCAAGTGAAAGGAGGCCACTATCAGATGTTACAA GAGCTCCACGATATGCAAGCAGAGGAGACGAAAATTGGGACTAGTTGA
- the LOC143430036 gene encoding osmotic avoidance abnormal protein 3, which translates to MSESVKVAVRCRPMNAREMQQGCRNVITIDSPSKCCTLECPAGGTGNGKVYQFDAAFGPEASTESVYENVGSVIVEALLDGYNGTVFAYGQTGCGKSHTMRGFIERTLDHIFEATSTASAEMRYLALLSYLEIYNERLRDLLQDGTSDLLTLKEDPNRGTYVAGGLREVTVKDAAECARLVEEGDRRRAAAATKMNAASSRSHAVLTLSLETLAINEENSRTENTVKRGRLHLVDLAGSERQARTGATGDRLKEAASINLSLSALGNVISALAAGHGRHVPYRDSKLTRLLRDSLGGNARTLMIACVSPSDVDAEETLSTLRYAARARCIKNKPVINEDPKDALLRQYQLELQRLRKMLESGDQSFLKELSTKEGIDVEDRARQKEYSEEVERLKKECEHSNLSAQRLREELEALKVRYEPGAAITDIKLAPQQQMDDQDLEREERRRKKREAAMQEVLKRLEKLTIGGEEQGNTELRRRREKRRKKLEALASALESSAQEGNGSVFQVYGQLRSTEDALKRMAKRVKQLEAEAADLQASWDAERRELLRRELLTSQICDAMVPQLRPGCPLRDVAAVRAAATWCDELARWRLPDASSHIPLPPPSLLPKDSVQYNLVPSKPDLNNNSNSKNEDEIGNEADSEESSEQEEVRKPDIVDTYFRRNRIDKLLAHVRQAKTFELGSRLSKSGGSEDCIPLGGNHLQLNALNLQTSAPMIGDLDGYRPSQRLPTGRLSRPGWMSEENSLNKSSLLNQTAKKNPPRILEALPSYPQGTNGGLKVGNKTISERISEKLSSRFIQNDAGDNLPTLLGHARSPTY; encoded by the exons ATGAGCGAGTCCGTGAAAGTGGCCGTGAGATGTCGGCCGATGAACGCTCGAGAGATGCAGCAGGGGTGCAGG AACGTAATAACAATCGACTCACCCTCGAAATGCTGCACGCTGGAGTGCCCAGCTGGTGGTACCGGAAATGGCAAGGTGTACCAGTTCGACGCTGCGTTCGGCCCCGAGGCGTCCACAGAGTCCGTCTACGAGAACGTTGGCTCCGTCATCGTGGAGGCGTTGCTGGATGGCTACAACGGCACTGTGTTCGCGTACGGTCAAACGGGCTGCGGGAAGTCGCACACGATGCGTGGATTCATCGAGCGCACCCTGGACCACATCTTCGAGGCCACGTCGACGGCCAGCGCGGAGATGAGGTACCTGGCCCTGCTCAGTTACCTGGAAATCTACAACGAACGGCTGAGGGACCTTCTGCAAGACGGCACCAGCGATCTGCTGACCTTAAAAGAGGATCCAAACCGCGGTACCTACGTCGCTGGTGGTTTGAGAGAAGTCACGGTGAAGGACGCTGCAGAGTGCGCGCGATTGGTCGAGGAGGGTGACAGACGCAGAGCCGCAGCCGCTACCAAGATGAACGCTGCCAGCTCGAGGAGCCACGCTGTGCTGACGTTGTCCCTGGAGACGTTGGCGATTAACGAGGAGAACAGCAGAACTGAGAACACCGTGAAAAGGGGGAGGCTTCATTTGGTGGACCTCGCAGGATCTGAGAGGCAGGCGAGGACTGGCGCCACTGGTGACAGGCTGAAAGAAGCGGCTAGTATTAATTTAAGTCTCTCTGCTTTGGGGAATGTGATCAGTGCTTTGGCTGCTGGGCATGGGAGGCATGTGCCATATAG AGACAGCAAATTAACGAGACTGCTAAGAGACAGTCTTGGCGGGAACGCGAGGACTTTAATGATAGCATGCGTGAGTCCCAGCGACGTGGACGCTGAGGAGACCCTGAGCACCCTGCGATACGCAGCCAGAGCGCGATGCATCAAGAACAAGCCTGTGATCAACGAGGACCCCAAAGACGCGTTGCTCAGGCAATACCAATTGGAGCTTCAACGGCTGAGGAAGATGCTGGAGTCAGGTGACCAGTCGTTCCTGAAAGAGCTCTCCACGAAAGAAGGGATCGACGTCGAGGACAGAGCCAGACAGAAAGAATACTCTGAAGAAGTCGAAAGGCTGAAGAAGGAGTGTGAGCACTCGAACCTGTCGGCTCAGAGGCTTCGAGAAGAATTGGAGGCCTTGAAGGTTCGCTACGAACCTGGTGCAGCCATCACAGACATCAAGCTTGCTCCTCAGCAGCAAATGGACGACCAGGACCTGGAACGTGAAGAGAGGCGAAGGAAGAAACGAGAGGCTGCCATGCAGGAGGTTCTCAAGAGGCTGGAGAAGTTGACCATTGGTGGAGAGGAGCAGGGGAACACGGAACTGAGAAGACGTCGAgaaaagaggaggaagaagctGGAAGCTCTGGCGTCTGCTTTGGAGTCCAGCGCTCAGGAGGGGAACGGAAGTGTCTTCCAAGTCTACGGTCAGCTCAG GTCTACAGAAGACGCTCTGAAGCGGATGGCGAAACGCGTGAAGCAACTCGAGGCGGAGGCAGCGGACCTGCAAGCCTCCTGGGACGCTGAGCGTCGCGAGCTGCTGCGCAGAGAGCTGCTCACCTCTCAGATATGCGACGCGATGGTTCCTCAACTACGACCCGGATGTCCGCTTCGCGACGTCGCTGCTGTCAGAGCAGCGGCCACCTGGTGCGACGAGCTGGCTCGTTGGAGGTTACCCGATGCGTCCTCGCACATCCCTCTTCCTCCACCCTCGTTGCTGCCCAAAGACAGTGTACAGTACAACTTAGTGCCTTCCAAACCCGATTTGAACAATAACAGTAACAGTAAGAACGAGGATGAGATTGGCAACGAGGCTGACAGCGAGGAGAGCAGCGAACAAGAGGAGGTCAGGAAGCCGGATATCGTTGACACGTATTTCCGACGGAATAGGATCGACAAGCTACTGGCCCATGTCAGGCAAGCGAAAACTTTCG AGCTAGGGAGTCGTTTGAGCAAATCAGGTGGTTCCGAAGACTGCATCCCCCTAGGCGGCAACCATCTTCAACTGAACGCTCTGAATTTGCAAACCAGCGCACCGATGATCGGCGATTTGGACGGCTACAGACCCAGCCAACGTCTGCCAACAGGACGACTGAGTCGTCCTGGTTGGATGTCGGAGGAGAACTCGCTGAACAAGAGCAGTTTGCTCAATCAGACGGCAAAGAAGAATCCTCCTCGAATACTGGAAGCGTTGCCCTCGTATCCGCAGGGCACGAACGGTGGCTTGAAAGTTGGAAATAAAACGATTTCAGAGAGGATCTCCGAGAAATTATCGTCAAGGTTTATTCAGAACGATGCTGGCGATAATCTTCCAACGCTTCTCGGACATGCTCGTTCCCCCACGTACTGA